Below is a genomic region from Microbacterium sp. KUDC0406.
AGTTGCTCGACAGCGGGGCGCAGTAGGCTCCGGTCGCCGGCACCGCGAGCAGATCGCCCGGTGCGGCGTCGGCGGGCAGGTACTCGTGGTCGACGACGATGTCGCCGGATTCGCAGTGCTTGCCGACCACACGTGAGAGGACGGGCTCCCCGTCGCCGGCGCGGGACGCCAACCGGGCCGAGTACTGCGCTCCGTACAGCGCGGTGCGCGCGTTGTCGCTCATCCCGCCGTCGACGCTGAGGTACCTGCGGGCGCCGTTCTCGAGGACCACGTCCTTGATCGTGCCGATCTCGTAGAGCGTGACGCCGGCGTTGCCGATGATCGCTCTGCCCGGCTCGAACGACAGCGCCGGAACGTCGATGCCGCGCGCCGCGCAGCCCTCCGCGACGGCGGTGACGATCCCCTCGGCGAGCTCGCCGACCGGTGCGGGATCGTCGACGCGCGTGTACGCGATGCCGAAGCCGCCGCCCAGGTTCAGCTCCGGGACCGGGCCGTCCTCGAGCAGGACGGCGTGCAGGTCCAGCACGCGGGAGGCCGATTCCCTGAAGCCGGCGACGCCGAAGATCTGCGAGCCGATGTGGCAGTGCAGCCCGACGAACTCCAGCCCGGGGATCTCCCGGATGCGGGCGACCACGGCCTCGGCATCCGCCAGCGGAAGACCGAACTTCTGATCCTCGTGGGCGGTGGCGAGGAAGTCGTGCGTCTCGGCGTGGACGCCGCTGTTCACCCGCAGCATCACACGCACCCTCGCGCCGGCGCGAGCCGTGATCGCCGCCAGGCGCTCGATCTCGATCGCACTGTCGATGATGATCGTCCCGACGCCGACCTCGACGGCACTCTCCAGTTCGGTGACGGACTTGTTGTTGCCGTGGAAGCCGATGCGGGACGGCTCGACGGACGCGGCGAGCGCGACCTGCAGCTCTCCGCCGGTGCAGACGTCGACGTTCAGACCCTCTTCGACCATCCAGCGCGCGACGACCGTGGAGAGGAACGCCTTGCCGGCGTAGTAGACCCGTGCGGTGGTGCCGTGCGCGGACGCGGCCGCCTCGAACGCGTCCCGCAGGGCCGCTGCCCGTCGGCGCACCTCGCCCTCGTCGATGACGAGAAGGGGCGTGCCGTACGAGCGGACCAGATCCGCGACGGGTGCCCCGCCGAGCACGAGCGCTCCTTCCGCGTCGCGGTGCGCGGATGCCGGCCACACCCCCTCCGCGAGATCATCGGGATCGTCGGGCACGGCCAGCCATTCGGGGGCGAGCGCGGTGGGGGCGGAATGCACGGGGCAGGTCACCAATCGTGGGAGGGATCCTCGGGCGGGAGCGGTGCACGCCGCGAGGTTCCCCCGATTCTAATGGGATGCTTCGACGTCCCCGGTTCTCATGAAGCGGGCCCCGTGTCTGTGACGACGCCCGTGTCAACCCCCGGCGCATCGGCGTCGCTCCGCGTTAGGGTGGCCGCAACATGGTCACCGATTCGCAGTCCGACAGTCCTGGCGCTCTGGCCACGGCGCGCACGAAGCTGATCCGCGCGGCGCTGCGCCTGCGCGTGGTGCGTGCGGCACTGCTGCACTTCGGACGCCGGGGCCCGATGCTGGCGGACGCGGTGACCTACCGGGCCCTGTTCAGCGTGTTCGCCGCCGTGCTGCTGGGCTTCTCGGTCGCCGCCCTCTGGCTCGCCGGCAACGATGACGCCTGGAACGCCGTGGTATCGGCCGTGGATGCGGCACTGCCCGGACTCATCGCCGGCGAGGGCGGGAGCGGGATCGTGGATCCTTCCGCCATCCGGGCTCCCGCCGGGCTCTCCGTCGCCGGAGCGCTCTCGGCGGTGGGCCTGATCGGCTCGGCCCTCGGCGGGATCGGCTCGCTGCGCGTCGCCGTGCGGACGATCGCCGGGACGTCCTCCGAGGATGTGCCCTGGCTGCGCGCGACGGCCCGCAACCTGCTTCTCGCGGTGATCGTCGGCGTCACCTTCGTCGGCGCTGCAGCGCTGACCTTCGCCAGCAGCCTCGCAGTGCGGGGCGCTGCTGCCGCGCTCGGCATCTCCGGGGACTCCGCAGGTGTGTTCTGGAGTGTGCGGGTCCTGTCGCTCCTCGTCGTGCTCGCGCTGAACGCCGTGCTGATCGTCGCCGCGTTCCGGGCCCTGTCCGGAGTGCGCGCCCCGTGGCGCAGCACGTGGGCCGGTGCCCTCGGCGGCGCGGTCGGACTCCTCGTGCTGCAGGAACTGTCGGGCCTGTTCGTCGGCGGAGCGAAGGCGAATCCGCTGCTGGCGTCCTTCGCCTCACTGCTCGCACTGCTGATCTGGCTCAACCTCTCCACGCAGGTGATCCTGCTCGCGTCGGCCTACATCGTCGTGGCCACGGAGGAGCCCACGGATCGCGTTCTGCACGTGCACGGCGCGCAGACGCTCGCCCAGCATCGACTGCGCCGCGCCGAACAGGATGTCGCGATCGCGACATCGGCGCTTCGCAGCGCGCAGCGCGCAGCGAAGCAGGAGAACGAAGAGGCCTGAGACCTCAGGGACAGGTGCCGTTCTCCTGCAGCGCCGGGTCGATGCCGATACGCCCGTCCACCTCGACGTCGGCCACGGCGGTGTCGCCGGCGATCGTCAGATCCGTCAGCACGAGGCCGGCCGGCAGCTGGTCGGCGATGCAGATCCGGTGGGTCTCGGACAGGCCCGACCCTATCCCGCCGAGCCTGTCGGCCAGTTGCGCGAGATCGAGATCGATGCCGCCGAGCGTCGCCGACACGGGAGTGAGCAGCAGCTCGCCGGCATCCGCGCCCGGTGTGACCGTGAGCGACATCGGAATGGACATCCCGAGCACCGGTACGCTGCCCGCGACCGTGACATCCGGCGCATCGAGGGTGACCTCGTCGATCGGCAGGTCGGACTTCTCCACCAGTGCGGCGAACTGGTCCTCGGCGATGGTGACGGTGCCCGCGGCCGAGCCGATCTCACCGGCACCGAGCGGGATGCCTCTGGCCGTCACGTCGACGGCCCCGGTGATGCCGCCGACCTCGACGCTGTCGCTGGAGATGTCGAGCCTGCCGAGCCGGCCGGAGATCAGCTGCGGCACCAGCAGCCCCGAGGTCTGCACATCCAGCTGCTGGTCGGCCGGCAGGTCCAGGTTCTCGATGACGAGGCTGCGCACGACACCGGGGACGACGGCCCGGGCGACGAGCTCGGCGGCCACGGCCAGTGCCGCGAGCACGACGACGACGATCAGCAGCACCCACGGCCAGCGCGATCTGCGCTTCGGCTGCGCGGCGGGCACGAGGTCGTCCGGCAGCGGCAGGGTGTGGTACGCGGACGTGTCGCTCACCCGGTCATCCTCTCCGGCCCGTCACATGCGCTCGGGCGCGCCGACGCCGAGCAGTCCGAGCCCGTTGCGCAGCACGACGCCGGTGGCGTCGTTCAGCCACAGCCGGGTGCGGTGCACGGATTCGATCGGGTCGTCGCCCTGCGGGATGACGCGGCAGTTGTCGTACCAGCGGTGGTAGAGGCCGGCGAGCTCCTCGAGGTAGCGCGCGATGCGGTGCGGCTCGCGCACCTCGGCTGAGAAGGCGACCAGGCGCGGGAACTCCTGCAGCGCCCCCAGCAGAGCGGACTCGGTCTCGTGGGTCAGCGTCTCGGGGCGAATTCGCCGCGGTCCACGCCGGAGTCGGCCGCGTTGCGGGCGACGTTGTGGGTGCGGGCGTGCGCGTACTGCACGTAGAACACCGGGTTGTCGTTGGTGCGCTTCTGCAGCAGCTCGGGGTCGAGGTCGAGCGGCGAGTCGGCGGGCGACCGCTCCAGCGAGTAGCGCAGCGCATCGGTGCCCAGCCAGCCCAGCAGGTCGTCCATCTCGATGATGTTGCCGGCGCGTTTACTGAGTCGCGCGCCGCCGATCGAGACCATCTGGCCGATGAGCACCTGGATGTTCTTCTCCGGGTCCTCACCCGCCGCGCCCGCGACGGCCTTGAGCCGGTTCACATAGCCGTGGTGGTCGGCGCCGAGCAGGTAGATCTTGTTCTGGAAGCCGCGATCGCCCTTGTTCAGGTAGTAGGCGGCATCGGCGGCGAAGTAGGTGTACTCGCCGTTCGAGCGGCGGATGACGCGGTCCTTGTCGTCCGTGAAATCCGTGGTGCGCACCCACACCGCGCCGTCCTCATCGAAGAGGTGCCCCTGCTCGCGCAGCCGGTCGACGGCCTGGTCGATGAGGCTCGTGCCGTTCTCGTCGGGGGCGTGCAGCGTGCGCTCCGAGAACCACACGTCGAAGGGCACGTTGAACCGGTCCAGCGAGTTCTTGATCTCGGCCAGCTGGTACTCGTAGGCGAGATCGCGGGCCACGACCAGCTGCTCGTCGTCGGGCAGTCCGAGCAGGTCCGGACGGGCGTCGAGGACGCGGCCGGCGAGTGTCGCGATGTACTCCCCCGGATACCCGCCCTCGGGCGTGGGCTCGCCCTTCGCCGCAGCGACGATCGACGCCCCGAAGCGGTCCATCTGCACCCCGGCGTCGTTGATGTAGTACTCGCGCACGGCGTTCGCCCCGCTCGCGAGCAGCAGGCGCACGATGGAATCGCCCAGCGCCGCCCAGCGGGTGTGCGCGATGTGCAGCGGACCGGTCGGGTTCGCCGAGACGAACTCGACGTTCACCGAGACGCCGGCCTGCGAGTCGTTGGTGCCGTAGGCGTCGCCGGCATCGACGATCGTCTTCGCGAGGGCACCGGCGGCGGCCGCATCCAGCCGGATGTTCACGAAGCCCGGGCCCGCGACCG
It encodes:
- the lysA gene encoding diaminopimelate decarboxylase; translation: MHSAPTALAPEWLAVPDDPDDLAEGVWPASAHRDAEGALVLGGAPVADLVRSYGTPLLVIDEGEVRRRAAALRDAFEAAASAHGTTARVYYAGKAFLSTVVARWMVEEGLNVDVCTGGELQVALAASVEPSRIGFHGNNKSVTELESAVEVGVGTIIIDSAIEIERLAAITARAGARVRVMLRVNSGVHAETHDFLATAHEDQKFGLPLADAEAVVARIREIPGLEFVGLHCHIGSQIFGVAGFRESASRVLDLHAVLLEDGPVPELNLGGGFGIAYTRVDDPAPVGELAEGIVTAVAEGCAARGIDVPALSFEPGRAIIGNAGVTLYEIGTIKDVVLENGARRYLSVDGGMSDNARTALYGAQYSARLASRAGDGEPVLSRVVGKHCESGDIVVDHEYLPADAAPGDLLAVPATGAYCAPLSSNYNHVPRPPIVSVLDGAARLIVRGETVADLLSRDAGIPESDSGADPTQTSEGER
- a CDS encoding DUF2993 domain-containing protein; translation: MSDTSAYHTLPLPDDLVPAAQPKRRSRWPWVLLIVVVVLAALAVAAELVARAVVPGVVRSLVIENLDLPADQQLDVQTSGLLVPQLISGRLGRLDISSDSVEVGGITGAVDVTARGIPLGAGEIGSAAGTVTIAEDQFAALVEKSDLPIDEVTLDAPDVTVAGSVPVLGMSIPMSLTVTPGADAGELLLTPVSATLGGIDLDLAQLADRLGGIGSGLSETHRICIADQLPAGLVLTDLTIAGDTAVADVEVDGRIGIDPALQENGTCP
- a CDS encoding YihY/virulence factor BrkB family protein codes for the protein MVTDSQSDSPGALATARTKLIRAALRLRVVRAALLHFGRRGPMLADAVTYRALFSVFAAVLLGFSVAALWLAGNDDAWNAVVSAVDAALPGLIAGEGGSGIVDPSAIRAPAGLSVAGALSAVGLIGSALGGIGSLRVAVRTIAGTSSEDVPWLRATARNLLLAVIVGVTFVGAAALTFASSLAVRGAAAALGISGDSAGVFWSVRVLSLLVVLALNAVLIVAAFRALSGVRAPWRSTWAGALGGAVGLLVLQELSGLFVGGAKANPLLASFASLLALLIWLNLSTQVILLASAYIVVATEEPTDRVLHVHGAQTLAQHRLRRAEQDVAIATSALRSAQRAAKQENEEA